From the Hoplias malabaricus isolate fHopMal1 chromosome 6, fHopMal1.hap1, whole genome shotgun sequence genome, the window acaaggcaagaacacacccaggacaggGCACTAGCTTGtctcagggcatcacacactcatctagtcactcacacactcacacattcaaacacacacacatatcaacGCGTACTTTTGTGAAAACATTGAGATGATCGCAAATCTAATTCAATGGTACTTGAGCAAATGGACCTGAGGAAATGTAACATGTTCCTGTCAAGCACACTGTGTAAATAATGCTACTCCAAGTGATAAGGAGCACAATGGATTCAGTTCAGCTGGTTCAAACAAGTGCAGAcaagatatataaatatatatgggCACCAAACCAGTTTTGGTTTTCATAAATGCAACCTTTTCTGCAGGGGTCATCCACAGTCTGCCCACACAGATCTTCAAAAGTCCCCttcacgcgcgcacacacacacacacacacacacatacagacacctacacacTCCAAATGCCAAACGTCAGGCTCGCAGCTGCAAAATAGCTAATACATTACATCATTTAGTTTAAAGTATAAAAACCTGACTGAAGCAGTGGTTCATCCAGTGCTATGAGTTTATTAAAACCTGTTCAACTGCCTGTCACCACTTGACGTCATTTTCTGAGGTTACTACAGTGTCGTTTCAGTGAAATGAGGCAGTTCCTGCCAGCGGTGAAACAGTGCATCCATCCACAGGCCAAGCCGTCTAATACTTTCACATGCCTTTAACTCTGCCAAGCTGAACTAAGCTTCTTATTATCGTTTCCCCATACGAGCAAGAAATTCGGAGAAAAGGCTAATAAATAGGAAACAAACGTCAACATCGCTTTTTCTCGCATCTAAAACCAGATTAAAGCCAGACTATAAGGAAGTTACACAATGAATACAACAAAAACGCACTACAGACACAGAGTTACAGTAAACAAGGTCTTCGTGAAGGGCTGAATGGTGAGCAGGGAGGGGGTAAGAAGGCAGTAGGTCTCCGGCAGGGCAGCAGCATTAGTTTTACctccgtgtttgtgtgtgtgggtgtgtgtattggtATAGCGCGCACACACGAACACTGACATTTCCACTCACCTGAATTAATCCTCGCGAGCCTCGGTGTGTGGGTAGTGTACGAGCAGGCGTCACGTCTCTGTGTTGAGCGCGGAAAGTGCACGGCGGCGGAGGCTCGAGCGGTGCAGCTGTCCGCGGATGCGCTCGCGCCCTGTCAGGAAAGTGTCGAAGTGTGCGCGCGCTCTAGTCAATtgcgcgcatgtgtgtgtgtgtgtgtgtgtgtgtatatgagtgtgtgtgagagagagagagagagagagagagagagagaaagagagagagagagagagagactgtgaggGCGGACTCAGCTTCCCTCGTCTCACCAACAGCGCCAACATTAACACACCAACCCCCGTCCAAACTGAACTGATTGTGTTAAATTCTTCTGTAGTCACTAAACACAACTTCTCCGACATCTTAGTGACatataaacaaagaataaagcCTCGAAATTATGTTGTGGCTCACcgtgaaacagaaaatattttgtagCAGGTAGCTGCAGGCTATTAAACATAATTCAGGTTATATGAAATGAAACTTCTGCATAATTTTCTTCGAGACTAATTTCTTCTCCCTTCACGTTACATTGTCGCCCTCCAGCGGCCACGAAGCGGGGtcctgtttttatatttatttatttatttatgttatatATTGCTTAAATATTGCTTAAATATTCTTCCATTagcccattttatcagctaaACTTAAAATAGAGGtccactttgcagttctactGCTAGACATCCGTCctactgttgctctgcatacattgttaacTCCATTTAACCTCGTTATTCAATGGTCAGAATCATTATTAATCACCGTTAAGCAAACAGTGCTCGTTATTTGGGaagtagatcattctcagcgctgcagtgacactgtggcgGCGGTGTTAGAATGTGTTGTGCAGCACTTGAGCAACAGCTTGTATCGGTCACAGCATTGCtacaacatattttaaacaccGTGCCCCCTCAGAGTTCACTGTATTAGAAAACCTACCTTGTAGGGGAAATGGCTTATCTGGTGCTGCATATTTTTGTGCTGTCaattctctagtccttcatcagaggTGACCACATATTTTTGGACGATGGACTATTGTCAGgcctgcagtaacactgaggtgtttaaaaactccagcagcaatgctgtgtctgatccacttgtaccaaccCAACACACACCAAGAGCCATATTGTATTATGTTTAAGTTTAATACTTCGTGCAAGTTGTTACATTATTTAACACTTTTGTTAGAAGACAAATGGTAGTTTCCCAAATACTGAATAAGATTCCTgtgataaaaatatattatctaaACTCAATTATTCTATTCCTGGGGGAGGAGGGCATTGGGTGCTTTATCCAGCAGGAGCGTAAGGAGCAGGACGTGGAGCAACATTTTTCTGAACATAATGTATTTGTATACTAATGAGGGGAATGTCTCTAGGAGGGgaataacatttaataaaatcttctgaattttatagaTTGTCCCTGGGTCATGTTGttggaaaaaatatacaaacacgTCACAAGTCAGAAACTCTATGTCCTGATGAGTAGCGGTGCTTAAGGGAAAAGGTCTTGTTGCGTCATtatacacaccatcacaccaccaccacattagtGTCTATGCAGTATTGCGAGTGATCCACCAGCCAAGTAAGTGGTATGGCTCGatgtggtcctgaccactgaagaatcGAATGAAAGAGGGCTAATACAGCATGCAGAACAATAGATGTACTGAAGCCTGTAATCTGATCAGTGTAAATGTTCAGTTAAACACAAACCTGTTTATAGTTACAATTTATCATCACTGGTCATTTTGTAGCTACAGGAAGCTGCGGGTCATGAGTGATGAACCAAAACCATATCTATGTTACTGCTGTGCATTCTCACTGACTCTGAAAAgggaaatgtttgtgtgtgtgtgtgtttggggaaggGGGGGGGCACCATACAATAAATGTTGGTTAGAGTAGTTGTATGGCCTAAGTTGTGCCTTTATAGAGGGGAGGATATAAATAAACTAGGTAACCATGTATAATGCTTTCTAAAAACATTCAGATACTGAGGAGTGTAGAAACTTTCAAACATTcattaatgttaaaaatatgttgtaaaaaatatattttatttgacataaaaatacattaagatATTCCACCAAGAACAGAAAAATAAGTGCATTTCCACCCAGAACCAGAGTGCTATAGTCCAGTGTTACCTAGTCCAGACCTCTGGAACACCCTGGTCTACAGTTCTGTTCCATGTGCCATTACACTTTAACCAACCAaccatcattcattcaatatctgctTAATGGatttacctggaatcatttggtgcgaggtgggaatacactctggagggggcaccaattcttcacagggccacacacacacagagcgggactcgaacgcacaacctcctggtccacCAACCAACCAGAACCATTTAATTTTAGGTACAGGTGTGTTGGAGATTGAGATAAGAACACAAATCAGGACCATCTGGTGATTACAGAGGACTGGATTAGAAAGCACTGCCATGAGTCAGAGGCAGCATGGAGACTGCATGCTAAGGGCCTTACTGAGCTATACATTCACATCAATTCACATGCACAGACAGACAGGGCAGAGAATACTGCACAAAAAGTTACACATTCACAGTATGATAAGCAAAAGGTCACCAGAAGATGATTagaacatttacacacagaatCAGCACTGCTTCTCAATCTCAACCATGACCGTGTAGCAGCAGAATAACCATCACACCAAAAAACTGAAGAAACAATAAAGATCAAGCttgtatgaatgtgtgtctgtggatTTGAGACAAAACTGGTGTTTTAGCTGTGTCTAATATTTCAACTTCATCAATTATTTTAATGCTTACAAATGTAGTTTGTGGTTTCATGACAAAAGTGTGTCTTTATTGAACTGTTATAATTGTTATAACAGTATTTTTAATGCCAATTTTAATGCTTAGCCAGAATTCTATTGCTTAATGGAGATtgatttgtgcttgtgtgtgtgtgtgtgtgtgttaagtcaTGTAGCGTGTTATGGCTCTGAGTGCATAAAGCAAAGCTGCCTGCTGTCTTGCTTCCATCAGTATCAGGTTCACATGGACCTAAGGAAACAGGAGAGGAGAAAAACGCTAGGGTTAGGTTATCTGtattcttatttttgttttgctctgtttaaccttgtctttgtgctctcacgtGAACACAGATCCAATGCTGTGACTGGAAAGACTCAATAAGTGGGGCAATGCTGAAGTGCCTTCTATTTATGTTTAAGATTCAGCACAAAATCAGTACGACTTGTTCTATCCcttgttttcagacttaggtGGTTAAAAAAACTGAATGGTTTGTATTATTTCAGTTTGTTGGATGGCAGGCGTTCAAGGTACAAAATATAATGGGTTAATGCATGCAAAAAATTGTGTGTCCCATAatatgttccatttaaaaggAACTTGCGGTGAAACAGGTTGTTCTTTTTAGTCTTGAGTCTGACAATGATACAAAATAATTGACCGAAACCCTGCATACACTGATGGAATTACATACCTTTTCTGAATGGCGGAACTGTCTCCAAAAAGAGGAATACATTCTAAGTGTAGTCTTCTCTGGATGACATGCAACAGTCTTTACAAACACCTTCAAGCTACGTTCTAATAACTGGTTGACCTCACCATAGTCATAATCATCATACCtgcagacaaacaaacacatacaaaatgAGCGTGAGCAGACTCGTGTTTTGTCAGCTTGTGACACAAAAGGCAAATTATCAATTGAAACTAAATGCTAACAAGGCCATCTTTGATTTGAGCTGAGAACAGGGAAGATGGAACAAACATAAAATCAAACTATTCataacagatttatttatatttaatatgtgcTTTTGCAGTgcaactgcgaccctgaactggataagcgggtacagataatgaatgaatgaatattgcagTGCAAACGTTCACTATCacaaatcagtcattttctgtatatgcttcatcctgttcagggtctcaTTGGAGCCTAGCTGCAGACCCACACAGACgtgggggagaacacacctcacagttaCTTAGGAATGAACCCAGGATCCCAACAGAGGAGCTGGAGCTGTGAGGCAGCATCTTTACCTGCAGTGTCACTGTGATTCACTTATTACCAATCATCAGTGATTTATTTTGAAAGTGCACACCTAACATTCACACGTGTTAATCAATCTTACTCTACAATCTTTCCTCTTCAGGGAGTGAAAAACCAGAAGAATATTATATTTCTGTCCAGATCAAACAAAAATCTAAgccttgttttttatgtaaacgTATGCAACAACATGGAAAGAAGGAATAGCATTATTAATCAGTTAACTACATGAAGTACTTCTCCATCACATTCCCAGTACCATTTAAAATGTCTAAAATGAAACTGCAATCATAGCATTAgcattattaatatatgtttgACCTGATGCCATAGATGCAGTGTATGTAGTTCCAGAGTGCTTTGCGGAGGGTGGAggtgtccacatgtgtgtgcaTGGCCATGGTGTGATATGTGAGACCACACACTACTTGGAACTTCTCATCCAGTAACTGCGCCATCTCTGCATACAGTCTGTTCATCAGAGAGAAACCATGATCCTCCCATGAGTAGtcctgaaattaattaaatacacagTCATCAAGAGGTGGAACATCTGGCAGATATACAGCGTCTCATTGTTGAGATCAGGCTAATATACTGTTTGACCATTGTCAGCAGATATGACATAAATATTCTCATCACAAATGTGAAAGGTCAAATCCCACTTTATTCCGATCAAGGATCAAAATAATCACCCAGATTTTGTCACAggttttcaaaacattttaagatTGAATAAAGCTGATCCAGATCTCACAGGACAAGGAATTCCAGGATTTTCTGTGCATTTAAATGTGGTCTATGTCTCTCTACGTGGTCATCTGGGGGACAAATAATATTTTAgcattatttactttttgcagaagtgcttttttcttttttcttttttaaataacaaaaccCATATAAATTACATGGGAATGTTTCTCACTTTTGTCAACAGACTTTAATGAAATTAATCAATTTTTGTTACATTGAAAACAAaaagatgtttttaattttttcctcaGACATTTCTCAGGAACATGcaaattaagtgtgtgtgtgtgttcagagaaaaacagagatttatttacataaatatgtaACATATCCAAATCTAATATTTAGCATGGAAAAAAACAAGCTCCTTGTACTGcagcatttaatttattttagaacTTGAGAGTTTCTGCTGGGTTATTTGACTACGATATCTGACTGTTGATAATCATATCTGAGACTTCATATATTTATAGCTAATAAACATATCAAAGCAGTGGTTGATTTAATTACTGTCTGCTTCATTTCTGATCATATTAAACAATATCGGCTGATATCTGTGTCATAAAATTTCATATGATTTGGACATttggacctgtgtgtgtgtgtgtgtgtgtgtgctgcaccTGAGCTCTCATTGTTGGTGGGGACTGTTCTCCTCTTGGACTGAAGTCCTGATAAATGAAATCTGGCTCCTGAACAAATCGTGAAATAGAATCGGGGACAGCAGATTGCAGCACTGTTcgggaccaaaaaaaaaaaaaaaaaaaaaaaaaaaaaaaaaaaaaaagttagttcATTAGGGGAGTTGagttgtgtgtgagttttgtgtgtgtagtacACAAACAAGCAATTAATAGGCACCTTCtgctgtttctaataaactCTCCGTCCTTTCTCTTTCAAAACGTGTAACCATCTCCTCCAGACTGAACTCTTCATCATGCTGTTGAACCATCATCATCCTCTCCATCAACAGCTGAACTTCATTGACAGCGTCTGTCCACTGTCATAAACACAGAACATATCTCACATTAGGACTACCCATTATTCACTGGCCTGCAGTTTGACACTATTATTAAATGCTGATTCTCAGTCACAGTCTAAATACTGAACCTCCTGTTGATTAGCGGTCTTTTCTGGTAGAGGGGAAGATGACTGAGAGAGGTTTCCCACAGGAGATGCTGGAGGGTGTTGCTGCTCTGCCGGACTACCAGGCTCTGGGTGAATGCCACAGCCCCAGATGAACGATGCCAGAGAGTGGGCATGGCTCATAAGCACAACTGCTTGAATTAGCTCAGCTAATGACCAGCGAGGCTCTGCACCTGGACATACTAGCTCCTGGTGGATGCAAGAGATGgagaaatttaaaaaacattcaaTGTATGAGTTTAAATGCTCTGTGATAACTGACAATATGTTTCAGGACTTGTTCTAGTTGAATGTGATCCTATGCCTTTCACATGTAAAATATATCATAACAGACCAAACACAGGCTAAAGAAtagtaaaatcaaataaaattgaaataattttatattaacttGCTTTGTAAGTTAAAACTCCCCATCCCTTGATGAACAGTTACCTTTGTGGATATATAACACTTATATGAGAGCAAAAACATTCAAACTAAACTGAATATAAACCTACCTGTAGAAAgtgaaataattatataaaaaataagagtaagatatgaaatattcatgatgacttaatattaataatacagtggggtaaaatatgtttttccAGTCCTATACTGTGAACCTTTACTGCTTTgaaaatgaagtatttattcCCTACACAATTACGTGAATAAACTAATCAAATTTGTTATAAAAACTGAAATTAGAAATCAGATTTCATCCAAAAGCCTTTGAGGTATACTAAATTCACATAGTAATAAATCACCTGTATGTGTTCCTGGGTGATAAGCCATGGCCTGTGAGCTAGCAGTTTGTTTAGTGTCTGCAGACGCTGGATTTTAGGAGAGGCACAGTGAAGGCCTCTGAGCCAGGATTCATCACCTCCAGCCAAAAGGAATGCAGAGGTGTGCAACTTCACCAGGTAAGAACACTGATGCCGTGCAGATGCCTGCAtagacaaacagaaaaaaaacatcacaacaGTGCCTGAAACTCACTGACCGGCATGCAGTCAATCTAGAGAATATCAAGCATGGTATCTTCTCTCACCATGATGATAATGTAGTGTCTCCATGACAATGGTAAAGGGCCATCTGCCTGCAGCAAAGCATTTTGGGTTCGCAAGAAACAGCTCAGGTAGGCAGGATGCAGCCGCATTATTGAAACGAGATGATCAGCATGACTAACTGACAACAGGTCTTCTGTCATCACCTCCTGCCCTGTTCCTTCATCCAAAATCTAAGAGGGTggtaaaagaaattaaaataataaataaataaataaataaattacacacaTATTTTAACTTGACACCTAAATACAGTCTATATCACTACTAATATAATTGCAGccaacaagaaaaacaacaatgaCATGTATCAAGACACTTACTTATAATAAAAATTCAAAATTATGACATTGTTTTCTAGAGATTGCATGACAGAACATGACAACaatcagtgtgagtgtgtgctgtttCAGGGTGAATTTATTAGATTAAATTACCAGATCCTCTTCTTTCTATATTCATTCTCATGTTTTTACTGATATCATCGCAATATTTAAATGCATCATTATTGATTTGCCATCTCTAATTTTGATATCTACACTGCTGAAATTATCATTGGGTATACTTTACATTTACTCTTATGAAAAATAAGTTTGTTACTGAAAAATATACTCAAAGCTGGCAGGAGCATTTAACAACCACTCAGAAAAGCTCAGTGGATATTCATTGTTAACAGTTTAATTGATTGATGTTTATGGTTCAAACATGAAACGCACCACTTCAGCTGGTATGAAGGCACTGGGCCCTGAGGACAAAGGTTGAGGGAGTTCAACAGCACTCTCCTCCTGGGAGAAAAagggaagggagagagggagagagagaaaaatctgTGCTGATAATTTTCAGGTTGACATTTTCTTTGGCAACTTTAGATAGCTTCTAGTGAGCTTTACTCAATCATTTAGCTTATGCACTCAGACAAGAACATGATTATCTAGCTTCATAAAATCGGTTTCtagtgcagcagtgacattcAGTCTCCTGTACAACTACAACCCTTATATCTTTGAAGGGAATTTAACTTTTCATTCTAAAGATAATGAGTGCAATTAAAAAGTGTCCTAGTCTGCAGTAATACAGATATATTTAAGTAATCATATTAATCGCCAGTTTCTTGTTGGAAATttacttccaccttaaacagtgcagctcAATTctgttgcaccatttaaggtggaatgaaaaattaGACTACGAAGCAAGCGAAGACGACGCTGATTGAGGTTCGTTAGACAGACTTCATCTGCACTTTAATTTATATTGCcgttattttataaatgttacaCTTTACTGTAATTAAAGTCACTGTAAATAAGGTCGGATTTGTTGCTGAACACAACAGTCCCATCGCCGTCAGGTGCAGCTCTAACTGCGCAGAGACTCAACACTGAGCTAACGCTCCAGAAACAATTCCCAAAACGAAACCAGGACTGAACACTCGCTCAGGCCGGGAACCCCACCTTCATCAGACGAGGTCTGCCGCTGAGAGGCACGGAGAAGGTTCAGAAATGTTAAGTTGAGAATGCGCTGAATTCTGCCGGCGTTACTTTAGCTCCGCTCGGTTCCGCCGCCACTCACAGCTGCCGCTGAAAACAGGAAGCGCGCGCGCACAGGGGGCGGGGATCCCTGATTCCACAGCGCTCGGCAGTTGCATCACTTCAGCGTGACGCAATCGAGCAGCAAGAACCGGTGTTtgacgagttgtgctaccttgtcgaaATACGGTACTTTGCAGCTCTGCGCATGCTCAGACCAAAATTTTTAATGTTGtcatgtgtttttcttgttaaatGTTTTTCTCCGGAGCATTACACAATCATAGTTTTTCATACAACTTTTATTATTTGCTTGAGTGTTAAAAAAGTGTACACAgcgaattaaatgtaaaatatatatattcattcattcattatctgtaacccatccatccattatctgtaaccgcttatccaatttagggtcgcggggggtccagagcctacctggaatcatcgggcgcaaggcgggaatacaccctggaggggacgccagtccttcacagggcaacacagacacacacacacacattcactcacacactcacacctacggacacttttgagtcaccaatccacctaccaacgtgtgtttttggactgtgggaggaaaccggagcacccggaggaaacccatgcggacacagggagaacacaccaaactcctcacagacagtcacccggagcgggaatcgaactcacaacctccaggtccatatatatatatataaaaaggcgattgctctaagaatGCTTCcccaaaaatgtcaaaaaataagtgatcaaatatattctgttgtgtgtatatgtcagtgaataaatatgcactacaacacgttcaatagcgaagcagcgaagtgcagcgaaacgagacgagccattggataaatgctgggctttgtcccgcccatcggacgctcagcgtctctgggggtctatggggcagtgggctggcctcggctggcccggacgctcagcttctgcatgatgattggatgatctgtctgaggctgaatccctttttgattgacagcgaaatgagcgaatcagcgatcatttggtgtaaagattcgtgggagcattaaattttcattctgttctgagttgaaccagactttcttaatcttcttagcggcattttctttgttaaaaacgactagtgacaaatcgagcttctatttctggtgggggtttttgtagctgcttgtgtttggagactgacttctatcactctttctgacttctatctcagttgctgagcccctccaacgtcacaaagcactcacaggtggacacacttcacatgggccaaggccgtttaagcagcctagctctgctggccattgagaggacactagtcaagtccctggaaaagacgccttgttggtacgaaagggtcacagatcattttcttgaaaaggaacggagggtagaatttacgtataaataaaccgacacattttatgatgtaggccgaaattgagcttcccctccttgaaagaccagcatccgccactgatataaaACCATTTCTTATCACCGTAGTAGTTTTAAAATTTCTTTGATAAGGGGATTTGGGTTGTGCATTTCTTCTGCTTATCTTTCTGTAGGCAGCATCTTCTGGTACACTACATTTAGCTTACCTACTATATTATTTAAACAACTGTACACCATGGCAGCACATTTCAACGTACCACAACTCGTCAGAACACCCGACAGAGAATAAAATACCTAAACAAGATTCCAGCTCTGATACCGATAATACTGCGGGTATAATATTGCAGTTATGATACCGATAATATCCCAGCTCTGATACCGATAATACTGCGGGTATATTATCGCAGCTCTAATACCAATAATACTGCGGGTATAATATTGCAATTATGATGCCGATAATATCCCAGCTCTGATACCGATAATACTGCGGGTATAATATTGCAGTTATTATACCAATAATATCCCAGCTCTGATACCGATAATACTGCGGGTATATTATCGCAGCTCTAATACCAATAATACTGCGGGTATAATATTGCAGTTATTATACCAATAATATCCCAGCTCTGATACCGATAATACTGCGGGTATATTATCGCAGCTCTAATACCAATAATACTGCGGGTATAATATTGCAGTTATTATACCAATAATATCCCAGCTCTGATACCGATAATACTGCGGGTATATTATCGCCGCTCTAATACGAATAATACTGCGGGTATAATATTGCAATTATGATACCGATAATATCCCAGCTCTGATACCGATAATACTGCGGGTATAATATTGCAGTTATTATACCAATAATATCCCAGCTCTGATACCGATAATACTGCGGGTATATTATCGCAGCTCTAATACCAATAATACTGCGGGTATAATATCGCAGTTATGATACCAATAATATCCCAGCTCTGATACCGATAATACTGCGGGTATAATATCCCAGCTCTGATACTGATAATACTGCAGGTAAAATATCGCAGCTATGATACCGATAATATCGCAGCTCTGATACCGATAATA encodes:
- the sesn2 gene encoding sestrin-2, with the protein product MKEESAVELPQPLSSGPSAFIPAEVILDEGTGQEVMTEDLLSVSHADHLVSIMRLHPAYLSCFLRTQNALLQADGPLPLSWRHYIIIMASARHQCSYLVKLHTSAFLLAGGDESWLRGLHCASPKIQRLQTLNKLLAHRPWLITQEHIQELVCPGAEPRWSLAELIQAVVLMSHAHSLASFIWGCGIHPEPGSPAEQQHPPASPVGNLSQSSSPLPEKTANQQEWTDAVNEVQLLMERMMMVQQHDEEFSLEEMVTRFERERTESLLETAEVLQSAVPDSISRFVQEPDFIYQDFSPRGEQSPPTMRAQDYSWEDHGFSLMNRLYAEMAQLLDEKFQVVCGLTYHTMAMHTHVDTSTLRKALWNYIHCIYGIRYDDYDYGEVNQLLERSLKVFVKTVACHPEKTTLRMYSSFWRQFRHSEKVHVNLILMEARQQAALLYALRAITRYMT